The nucleotide window GGGATCGCGATCTGGATGACGAATCCGAACCCGATGATCGCCGCCTTCGCCGCAAAAGTGAGTTCGGCTCCGGACGCTTCGATGAACACCGCGGCCCCAACGAGGAGCGCCGCCGCAAGGATCGAGGAGAACCCGAGCACTGCCTTGCGCCCGAATCTTTCGACGATGAGGGCGGAGACGATCACGCCGAGGATGCCGACCGCGGTCATCGATCCCGTCACGAGGAACGCCGCCTGATCGGCCAGGCCCTGCTTCTTGAGGATTCCGGGCAGCCATGTCAGTGCCGCGTAGTAGACAAGAAGGACGGACACGAACAGCGACCACGAGACGAGAGTCGTCTTCGCCGAGTGCTGCCACAGCTGCACGAGCTGGCCGCTGGCGGCACGCAGCTGCCGACTGACCTTGGGGTCGGCCTGGCCTTCGGGTCGGGCACCGTCGCCTGTCCCGACGTGCGACGTCGGTGCCGGTGCCTGTGTCGGTGCTGGTGCCTGTGCCGGTGCCGGCGTTTCATGGGTCCACTCGCGAACATCCGCGCCGGTGCGTTCGACGAGTCGAGCGATGACGGCGTCGGCTTCCTGGTACCGGCCGACCGAAGCGAGGTAGAGAGGAGATTCCGGAATCCCGAAGCGCACCGCCACGGTCAGCAGGGCCGGGACGATCATGATGAGCATGATCAGTCGCCAATCGCCGAATTCCAGCAGATAGGCGGAGACGAATGCGCACAGAGATGCACCGATCGGCCACCATCCGTCCATAGCGGTGAGCACGCGACCGCGGTGGCGGCTGGGCGTGAACTCCCCGACGAGTGCGTAGTCGACGGGGATGCATCCGCCGAGCCCGAATCCGGCGAGGAACCGGAAGAGGATGAACCACCCGTAGGCGGGGGCGAATGCCCCGGCGACGGTGAAGATCGAGAAGACGAGGAGAGTGAGGGTGAATGCCTTCTTCCGTCCGATGACATCGGCGATGCCGCCCCAGATGAACGCACCGAGAGCCATGCCGATGAGGTTGGCCGTCGCGATCCATGCGGCCTCGCCGACGTTCAGATCCCAGTAGTCGCTGAGCAGCGGGATGAGGAATCCGTTGAGGGCGACGTCCCAGGCGTCGAACATGAAACCCAGCCCGCCGATGATGAAGATGGCACCCTGAGTGCGCCATTTCCACGGCAGGTGAGCGATGACTTCGGAGGCTGTCGGAACCGACGCCGAGGTGGTCGTGTGCACGGGGACACAATACCTCAATTAACGCACAATTGAGTAAATCAGTCGCACTGCAGGACGCACAGCCCCCGCAACCACCCATAACCCCGCGACAGCAGAAGGGCCGGACACTGCAATCGTCGCAGCATCCGGCCCCCTGTCAGCCCGAACCCAGAAGTGTCAGCTTGGAATCACCCCGGAGGCCTCAGGCCAGGCGGACCATCCAGTTATTCTTGTCCTCGGCGCGCCCGTACTGGATGTCGAGCAGCGTCTTGCGGAACTCCATGGTCTTCTCACCGGGCTTTTCGCCGTGGTCGATCGTGTATTCGCTGCCGACGACTCGGCCGATCGGCGTCACAACTGCAGCGGTGCCGCAGGCGAAGGCTTCGACGATGTCGCCGTTGGCGGCGCCCTCGCGCCACTCATCGATCGTCAGCTTCCGCTCTTCAGGCTCGAGCCCCAGCTCGGGAGCCAGGTCGAGCAGGGAACGACGAGTCACGCCGTCGAGGATCGAATCGCCGAGAGCCGGGGTGAGCAGGCGCCCGTCCTTGGTCACGAGCATGAGGTTCATTCCACCGAGCTCCTCGATGTACTTGCCCTCGGCTGCATCGGTGAACAGCACCTGCTGGCAGCCCTGAGCCGCTGCCTCGTTCTGCGCAGCCAGCGAGGCCGCGTAGTTTCCGCCGCACTTGGCGAATCCGGTGCCTCCGGCGCCCGCACGGTTGAAGTTCCGCGACAGCCAGATCGAGACGGGCTCGATGCCGCCCGAGAAGTACGGTCCGGCGGGGCTGGCGATGACGTAGTAGTCGACCTCATGGCTGGAGCGCACACCCAGGAACCGTTCGGTGGCCACCATGAACGGGCGCAGGTACAGGCTCGATTCATCGGCCTCGGATTCCGGAGTGGGCACCCACTGCTGGTCGAGTGAGACCAGGGCCTTGATCGAGTCGATGAAGTCGGATTCCGAGATCTGCGGCAGTGCAAGACGCTCGGCGGACTTGTTGATGCGCGCGGCATTGCGCTCAGGACGGAACGTCCACACCGAACCGTCCGCGTGACGGTAGGCCTTCATCCCCTCGAAGATCTCCTGCGCGTAGTGGAACACTGCAGCAGCGGGGTCGAGGACCAGCGGTCCGTAGGGACGGACCTCGTGTCCGTGCCAGCCGTCATCGAGGGTGTACCTGACATGCGCCATGTGATCGGTGAAGTACAGCCCGAAACCGGGGTCCTTCTTGATGTCCTCGCGCACCAGCTCGGGTTGCGGCTGGACATTCTTGAGAACGGCAAACTCAGTCATTAGAACTCTTTTCTCATTTGTGATGAGTGACACTGTCAGGGTAGTCCATCACCCCGGCGCTCGTCGCACCGGGGTGATGGCTTCATCGTCCCTGCAGTCGGGGATATTCGTCGCTCGGTTCCGCACCTCGCCGAGGCGGTCGCGGCGTTCACGATAATGCCGCCGACCGCGGTGATCGTCCTATCGGGGCGGGACCTCAGCCCAGCCGTGCTGCGATCGCGTCGCCCACCTCGGCGGTGGTCCGCTTCGTTCCGTCACGTTCGGCGAGGTCGGCTTCGACGGCCGCCTCGATCGACTTCGCCACGACGTCGAGTCCGAGGTGGGAGGCCATGAGGGCTCCCGAGAGGATCGATGCCGTGGGGTCGGCGATCTGCTGACCTGCGATGTCAGGAGCCGATCCGTGGATGGGCTCGAACAGGCTGGGCGCCGTGCCTTCGACGTTGAGGTTGCCCGAGGCGGCCAAGCCGATTCCGCCGGTCACCGCAGCAGCCAGGTCGGTGAGGATGTCGCCGAAGAGGTTGTCGGTGACGATGACGTCGTACCGACTCGGGTCCGTGACCATGTAGATCGTGCACGCATCGGTGTGCTCGTAGTTGACGGCCACCTCGGGGTATTCCTGCCCGACCTTCTCGACGACGCGACGCCACAGATGCCCTGCATGGACCATGACATTGTGCTTGTGGACGTAGGTGAGCTTCTTGTTCCGCGACTGCGCACGCTCGAAGGCATCGCGCACGGCGCGCTCGACTCCGTACCAGGTGTTGACCGAGACCTCGGTTGCGACCTCCTGCGGGGTGTCGGTGCGCACCGATCCGCCCGATCCCGTATAGGAGC belongs to Brevibacterium spongiae and includes:
- a CDS encoding MFS transporter gives rise to the protein MHTTTSASVPTASEVIAHLPWKWRTQGAIFIIGGLGFMFDAWDVALNGFLIPLLSDYWDLNVGEAAWIATANLIGMALGAFIWGGIADVIGRKKAFTLTLLVFSIFTVAGAFAPAYGWFILFRFLAGFGLGGCIPVDYALVGEFTPSRHRGRVLTAMDGWWPIGASLCAFVSAYLLEFGDWRLIMLIMIVPALLTVAVRFGIPESPLYLASVGRYQEADAVIARLVERTGADVREWTHETPAPAQAPAPTQAPAPTSHVGTGDGARPEGQADPKVSRQLRAASGQLVQLWQHSAKTTLVSWSLFVSVLLVYYAALTWLPGILKKQGLADQAAFLVTGSMTAVGILGVIVSALIVERFGRKAVLGFSSILAAALLVGAAVFIEASGAELTFAAKAAIIGFGFVIQIAIPTLYTYVSELYPTRLRGSGFGWASAASRLATGIAPIVFGAFMWPVLGLTLTFILTGVLVIAAVLLMIFLARETTGEELS
- a CDS encoding branched-chain amino acid aminotransferase, with protein sequence MTEFAVLKNVQPQPELVREDIKKDPGFGLYFTDHMAHVRYTLDDGWHGHEVRPYGPLVLDPAAAVFHYAQEIFEGMKAYRHADGSVWTFRPERNAARINKSAERLALPQISESDFIDSIKALVSLDQQWVPTPESEADESSLYLRPFMVATERFLGVRSSHEVDYYVIASPAGPYFSGGIEPVSIWLSRNFNRAGAGGTGFAKCGGNYAASLAAQNEAAAQGCQQVLFTDAAEGKYIEELGGMNLMLVTKDGRLLTPALGDSILDGVTRRSLLDLAPELGLEPEERKLTIDEWREGAANGDIVEAFACGTAAVVTPIGRVVGSEYTIDHGEKPGEKTMEFRKTLLDIQYGRAEDKNNWMVRLA
- a CDS encoding 3-isopropylmalate dehydrogenase yields the protein MKFSIAVMPGDGIGNEVVPEGLKVLQRAIDVSGEPVELELTDYFVGAQRWHETGETLTDEELESLRKHDAIFFGACGDPSVPSGVLERGVILKMRFGLSHAVNLRPSKLFSGVTSPLANPGEIDFVVVREGTEGSYTGSGGSVRTDTPQEVATEVSVNTWYGVERAVRDAFERAQSRNKKLTYVHKHNVMVHAGHLWRRVVEKVGQEYPEVAVNYEHTDACTIYMVTDPSRYDVIVTDNLFGDILTDLAAAVTGGIGLAASGNLNVEGTAPSLFEPIHGSAPDIAGQQIADPTASILSGALMASHLGLDVVAKSIEAAVEADLAERDGTKRTTAEVGDAIAARLG